A stretch of Scheffersomyces stipitis CBS 6054 chromosome 2, complete sequence DNA encodes these proteins:
- the BED1.2 gene encoding hypotehtical protein (putative zinc finger protein~go_funtion DNA binding) produces the protein MSYYTSNTAPLGYGNYNPGIGQRSGINHLQQPQIPGIQSSNAPQSEQAAAAAAAAQQHGRQGQARQVQPDELKTSSADTPKKERKNRPGMKFGAKKKSWVWSWFVQDNSDPNIAACDYCGKIIIRLASDKGSPKKLSEHLRTHKLNKDTINYSRSVPIDGYGVTFTNSGEPINYPSNYEQAPQSTQTSAAGSVAGNAVALDDDKRRSAPPKTKQADFNTVASAPKRFLSAEFDNSPYTSMKFHRHLMKFLTENKLPINAIKSKSFRQLIYDLRSDSVNDLLELTNLYSSLIEVSRYSDGPGNPDPEASAVNALANVVENKMNNS, from the coding sequence ATGAGTTACTATACCAGTAACACAGCACCATTAGGCTACGGAAACTACAATCCAGGAATTGGCCAGAGATCTGGCATCAACCACTTGCAACAGCCTCAGATTCCGGGAATCCAATCCCTGAATGCCCCGCAGTCCGAACAGGCTGCAgcagctgctgctgctgcaCAACAACATGGCCGTCAAGGACAAGCCAGACAGGTACAGCCAGATGAGTTGAAGACATCATCAGCCGATACTCCAAAAAAAGAACGTAAAAACAGACCAGGCATGAAGTTCGGtgcgaagaagaagtccTGGGTATGGTCGTGGTTTGTTCAAGACAACAGTGATCCCAACATTGCAGCCTGTGACTACTGTGGAAAGATTATTATCAGATTGGCTTCAGATAAAGGCTCACCCAAAAAGCTAAGCGAACATTTGCGTACtcacaagttgaacaaagacACCATAAACTATTCGCGTTCGGTACCTATCGACGGCTATGGAGTTACCTTCACCAACTCCGGAGAACCCATCAACTACCCATCCAATTACGAGCAGGCTCCACAATCTACACAGACCAGTGCCGCAGGTTCCGTGGCTGGCAACGCTGTAGCACTCGATGATGACAAGAGAAGATCGGCTCCTCCCAAAACGAAACAAGCCGACTTCAATACTGTTGCCTCAGCTCCAAAGCGGTTCCTCTCGGCCGAGTTCGACAACTCTCCTTATACGTCGATGAAGTTCCACCGTCacttgatgaaattcttgactGAAAACAAGTTACCCATCAATGCAATCAAGTCTAAGTCTTTCCGCCAGTTGATATACGATCTCCGTTCAGACTCCGTCAAtgacttgttggaattgaccAACTTGTACAGCTCGTTGATCGAAGTTAGTCGTTATAGTGATGGTCCTGGCAATCCAGATCCTGAAG